The following are from one region of the Clostridia bacterium genome:
- a CDS encoding TolC family protein, which yields MAIENARSLQSLEITVEQLRLRASIAKDTYEAKDIYKQYNNARNYLLYLNSEIRDLEARLESAEGEEVSLLREELVYKMQVAAMQRATIGALKKQFPSNLGADSPLKKMWDEAKDQYEDLKVTYQQALKQMEVGIEKLFFGIYYQRLAVDVLEKAQQLQNLSKEIAIYSRDLGLGTIMEVQQAESELVETNKALADLRVSIKDVSWKLNDLMGRKVSTPLNLVVPLYTPEKIEKNYNEVLEACLINSPLIPQKERDLEKLRKEYRDTTDRKERAVIAAEIEKAEIDLVDAEQKVGERVKDVLDGLHAKYKAWQAAVYKKSEAELRERFAGYKYEQGIISRMEKLGSELALKQAVMDEARAKYDYFMLVSELELVEMGIVE from the coding sequence TTGGCAATTGAAAATGCGAGGAGTTTGCAAAGTTTAGAAATTACTGTGGAGCAGTTGAGGCTGCGAGCTAGTATTGCTAAAGATACATATGAGGCTAAGGATATTTATAAACAGTATAATAATGCACGTAATTATTTGCTATATTTAAATAGTGAAATAAGGGATTTAGAAGCCCGGTTAGAATCGGCGGAAGGGGAGGAGGTTAGTTTACTTCGGGAGGAATTGGTATATAAAATGCAAGTGGCTGCTATGCAGAGGGCAACCATTGGAGCCCTAAAGAAGCAGTTTCCTTCAAATTTGGGTGCAGATTCACCTTTAAAGAAGATGTGGGATGAAGCTAAGGATCAGTATGAAGATTTAAAAGTGACCTATCAGCAGGCTTTAAAACAGATGGAAGTAGGTATTGAAAAATTATTTTTTGGTATCTATTATCAAAGATTAGCTGTGGATGTTTTAGAAAAGGCACAGCAGTTGCAGAATTTGAGTAAAGAAATAGCTATTTATAGTCGGGATTTGGGTTTGGGAACCATTATGGAGGTACAGCAGGCAGAAAGTGAATTGGTGGAGACAAATAAGGCACTGGCAGATTTAAGGGTTTCTATAAAAGATGTTAGTTGGAAATTAAATGATTTAATGGGGAGAAAGGTGAGTACCCCTTTAAATCTTGTGGTACCATTATATACTCCGGAAAAAATAGAGAAGAATTATAATGAGGTCTTGGAAGCTTGTTTAATTAATAGTCCTTTAATACCACAAAAAGAGAGGGATTTGGAAAAATTAAGGAAGGAGTACCGTGATACCACTGATCGGAAGGAACGGGCCGTAATTGCGGCGGAAATTGAAAAGGCGGAAATTGATTTAGTGGATGCTGAGCAGAAAGTTGGGGAACGAGTTAAAGATGTCTTAGATGGTTTGCATGCAAAATATAAGGCATGGCAAGCAGCGGTTTATAAAAAAAGTGAAGCTGAATTAAGGGAGCGTTTTGCAGGCTATAAATATGAACAGGGTATAATTTCACGGATGGAAAAGTTAGGTAGTGAATTGGCTTTAAAACAAGCAGTTATGGATGAGGCTCGGGCTAAATATGATTACTTTATGTTGGTAAGTGAATTGGAATTGGTGGAAATGGGGATTGTGGAGTAG